The proteins below come from a single Molothrus ater isolate BHLD 08-10-18 breed brown headed cowbird chromosome 3, BPBGC_Mater_1.1, whole genome shotgun sequence genomic window:
- the GZF1 gene encoding GDNF-inducible zinc finger protein 1: MESNPVLLESKSSPINLLNEMQQLRLLGHLCDVTVSVEYQGVRAEFPAHKAVLAATSKFFKEVFLNEEPVDGPHSNVFLNEVQVADFASFLEFVYTARVEVEEDRVQRMLEIAEKLKCLDLSETCFQLKRQMLESVLLELQNFSESQNSEEESAARPSAVPAAKAERDSPECSVATPGHEASPEGPAAKSKEKVDKKKEVLKAPYTKIRRASGRLAGRKVFVEIPKKKYTRRLREQQRNAEEEKQPKGSPEEGEREQEENSGKPEGASPENPAKGEEEEEEDKKKRGGAFKCGTCQKEFLYEKSFLKHIQQSHGIASALEFRCETCAQTFANRCNLRSHQRHVHSSERRFPCELCAKRFKRKKDVKRHVLQVHEGGGERHQCHQCGKGLSSRTALRLHERTHTGHKPYGCPECQAKFSQPSALKTHMRIHTGEKPFVCDECGARFTQNHMLIYHRRCHTGERPFMCETCGKSFASKEYLKHHNRIHTGSKPFKCEVCFRTFAQRNSLYQHIKVHTGERPYCCDQCGKQFTQLNALQRHHRIHTGEKPFMCNACGRTFTDKSTLRRHTSIHDKNTPWKSFLVIVEGAAKNDEGHKTELPDEEYEVSPKIPEKLLSFPENSPYQSLAAVPGSGNSSTDCKASGAQESLLGELTVLHTQTDSGQPQLHALVNME; this comes from the exons atGGAAAGCAACCCCGTCCTGCTGGAATCCAAGTCCTCCCCCATCAACCTGCTGAACGAGATGCAGCAGCTGCGGCTGCTGGGCCACCTGTGCGACGTCACGGTCAGCGTGGAGTACCAGGGCGTGCGCGCCGAGTTCCCGGCGCACAAGGCCGTGCTGGCCGCCACCAGCAAGTTCTTCAAGGAGGTTTTCCTCAACGAGGAGCCCGTGGACGGCCCCCACAGCAACGTGTTCCTCAACGAGGTGCAGGTGGCGGATTTCGCCTCCTTCCTGGAGTTCGTCTACACGGCGCGcgtggaggtggaggaggaCAGGGTGCAGCGCATGCTGGAGATTGCCGAGAAGCTCAAGTGCCTGGATCTCTCCGAGACTTGCTTCCAGCTGAAGAGGCAGATGCTggagtctgtgctgctggagctgcagaactTCTCGGAGTCGCAGAATTCCGAGGAGGAGAGCGCCGCCCGTCCCAGCGCTGTGCCTGCGGCCAAGGCCGAGCGGGACTCTCCAGAGTGTTCCGTAGCCACGCCTGGCCACGAAGCATCTCCCGAGGGGCCGGCTGCCAAGTCCAAGGAGAAGGTGGACAAAAAGAAGGAAGTGCTGAAGGCTCCTTACACCAAGATCCGCAGGGCGAGCGGGCGGCTGGCCGGCAGGAAGGTGTTCGTGGAGATCCCCAAGAAGAAATACACCCGGAGGCTGCGGGAGCAGCAGCGGAACGCcgaggaggaaaagcagcccaAGGGCTCTCCCGAGGAGGGAGAgcgggagcaggaggagaactCCGGCAAACCCGAGGGGGCCTCCCCAGAAAACCCCGCCAagggcgaggaggaggaggaggaggacaagaagaagcGTGGCGGCGCCTTCAAGTGCGGCACGTGCCAGAAGGAGTTCCTGTACGAGAAGAGCTTCCTGAAGCACATCCAGCAGAGCCACGGGATCGCCTCGGCACTGGAGTTCCGCTGCGAGACGTGCGCGCAGACCTTCGCCAACCGCTGCAACCTGCGCAGCCACCAGCGGCACGTGCACAGCAGCGAGCGCCGCTTCCCCTGCGAGCTCTGCGCCAAGCGCTTCAAGAGGAAGAAGGACGTCAAGAGGCACGTGCTGCAGGTGCACGAGGGCGGCGGCGAGcgccaccagtgccaccagtgcgGCAAGGGGCTCAGCTCCCGCACGGCCCTGCGGCTGCACGAGCGGACGCACACGGGGCACAAGCCCTACGGCTGCCCCGAGTGCCAGGCCAAGTTCTCCCAGCCCTCGGCGCTGAAAACGCACATGAG GATCCACACAGGGGAGAAGCCCTTTGTGTGTGACGAGTGTGGGGCCCGCTTCACCCAGAACCACATGCTCATCTACCACAGGCGCTGCCACACAG GGGAAAGGCCATTCATGTGTGAAACCTGTGGGAAGAGCTTTGCCTCCAAGGAATACTTGAAACACCACAACCGGATCCACACGGGATCCAAGCCCTTCAAATGTGAGGTTTGCTTCCGGACCTTTGCCCAGAGGAATTCCCTGTACCAGCACATCAAAGTCCACACAG GGGAGCGGCCGTACTGCTGTGACCAGTGTGGGAAGCAGTTCACGCAGCTGAACGCGCTGCAGCGGCACCACCGCATCCACACCGGCGAGAAGCCCTTCATGTGCAACGCCTGCGGCAGGACCTTCACCGACAAATCCACCCTCCGCCGCCACACCTCG ATCCATGATAAAAACACCCCCTGGAAGTCCTTCCTCGTCATCGTGGAAGGAGCCGCAAAGAATGACGAGGGGCACAAAACGGAGCTTCCTGATGAGGAATACGAGGTGTCCCCCAAAATCCCGGAAAAGCTCCTGTCCTTCCCAGAGAACAGCCCCTaccagagcctggcagcagtCCCGGGAAGTGGGAATTCCAGCACGGACTGTAAGGCCTCTGGAGCACAGGAGTCCCTGCTGGGAGAACTCACCGTGCTCCACACGCAGACGGactctgggcagccccagctccatgCCCTGGTGAACATGGAATAA